In one Flavobacteriales bacterium genomic region, the following are encoded:
- a CDS encoding sprT domain-containing protein yields the protein MAPGGLDALRRRLPEGAWPPVAEWLRAHPVQVRVVRARRTKLGDYRNTADGGLPRITVNGNLNPFAFLVTLVHEFAHHDTFLRARRAEPHGPEWRAAYQRLMRPYLSPAVLPADVLAALHTHLRKAPASSCADPQLMRALHRHDPAPGLLLERLPERAVFRFNGAVYVKGPRLRKRFRCACLSNRRNYLMHPLIEVDAASPARLDAAWANPSTLRHG from the coding sequence ATGGCACCCGGGGGATTGGATGCGCTGCGCCGCCGCCTGCCCGAAGGCGCATGGCCTCCGGTGGCCGAGTGGCTCAGGGCCCATCCGGTGCAGGTACGGGTGGTGCGGGCCAGGCGCACCAAGCTCGGCGACTACCGCAACACCGCTGATGGCGGCTTGCCCAGGATCACCGTGAACGGCAATCTCAACCCCTTCGCGTTCCTGGTGACGCTGGTGCATGAATTCGCCCATCACGACACCTTCCTCCGCGCCAGGCGGGCGGAACCGCATGGGCCGGAATGGCGGGCTGCCTACCAGCGGCTCATGCGCCCCTACCTGTCCCCTGCGGTGCTGCCCGCAGACGTGCTGGCCGCGCTGCATACCCACCTCAGGAAGGCACCGGCCAGCAGCTGCGCCGACCCCCAGCTCATGCGTGCGCTGCACCGGCACGACCCCGCCCCCGGGCTCCTGCTGGAGCGGCTGCCCGAACGCGCCGTGTTCCGGTTCAACGGAGCCGTGTACGTGAAGGGCCCTCGGCTGCGGAAACGGTTCCGCTGCGCCTGCCTCAGCAACCGCCGCAACTACCTCATGCACCCGCTCATCGAGGTGGATGCCGCGTCCCCCGCGCGGTTGGATGCCGCTTGGGCCAACCCCAGTACCTTGCGCCACGGATGA
- a CDS encoding ATP-binding cassette domain-containing protein translates to MIAVEGLGKRFGEVQVLQGIDAVFQRGKVNQIIGRSGSGKSVLAKCMVGLHRPEEGRVLYEGRSFHDLDAEEKRVIRQRIGMLFQGSALFDSLTVIENVMFPLRMFGRMARSEMADRAHSCLRRVNIVDKDGLYPAELSGGMQKRVGIARAIAMEPEYLFCDEPNSGLDPQTSIVIDDLIKEITEEFNTTTIVITHDMNSVMETGEHIVFIHKGRKWWEGDREALMHSDNQELNEFVFAGNLMRQVKRSLSGGR, encoded by the coding sequence ATGATCGCGGTGGAGGGCCTGGGCAAGCGCTTCGGCGAGGTGCAGGTCCTCCAGGGCATCGATGCGGTGTTCCAGCGCGGCAAGGTGAACCAGATCATCGGCCGCAGCGGATCGGGCAAGAGCGTGCTGGCCAAGTGCATGGTGGGCCTCCACAGGCCAGAGGAGGGGCGCGTGCTCTACGAGGGGCGCTCCTTCCATGACCTGGATGCCGAGGAGAAGCGCGTGATCCGCCAGCGCATCGGCATGCTCTTCCAGGGCTCTGCGCTCTTCGATAGCCTCACGGTCATCGAGAACGTGATGTTCCCGCTGCGCATGTTCGGGCGCATGGCGCGCAGCGAGATGGCCGACCGCGCGCACTCCTGCCTGAGGCGCGTGAACATCGTGGACAAGGACGGTCTCTATCCGGCTGAGCTGAGCGGCGGCATGCAGAAGCGGGTGGGCATCGCGCGCGCGATCGCCATGGAGCCCGAGTACCTCTTCTGCGATGAGCCGAACAGCGGCCTCGACCCGCAGACGAGCATCGTCATCGACGACCTGATCAAGGAGATCACCGAGGAGTTCAACACCACCACCATCGTCATCACGCACGACATGAACAGCGTGATGGAGACCGGCGAGCACATCGTCTTCATCCACAAGGGGCGCAAGTGGTGGGAAGGCGATCGCGAAGCGCTCATGCACAGCGACAACCAGGAGCTGAACGAGTTCGTCTTCGCCGGCAATCTGATGCGACAGGTGAAGCGCTCCCTCTCGGGCGGGCGCTGA
- a CDS encoding T9SS type A sorting domain-containing protein: protein MNQRYLILPALLVAGASFAQLATQRPVRKDFRPAMTNATTTQDIPASGNDRAGGDVVFSEDFANGLAGNNGIGAWTTSGPNGDIWRRKTTGPLGAYTGTTERIQSTTVTNGYMLFNSDSANCTWSGGTPTALPVDQFTAWEGSLESPVLDLSATPYVELEFQQRLRYCCDNSPHFVEVSTDGGLTWPERFNTATGIAVNSGGTPSTQTRKINLSCAIQANPANVKFRFRHDGDAGTSHYHWQIDDVRIVELYDHDLRVTSTSTSAFDLDLAISYDSLKYTLFPYSQLRPVPLNMTVLNNSTIPQAGTVANFTVTRQGTEVLNQDQDLGDFPLCPSEQKVWVNPSFIPPAEAGTYNVAFAISAADPDNTPADNTGTGSFGVSQFIYARDNGTIATFEDGAGDGSVLILGNTFYIANAVDLHSIDVALNNGSEVGAIFVGELRNPNEADFPVIATTPEVVVTQSMLGGTGSSNFTKALFDLPVALDANTDYMVTIRCFGNIRIGVSGESEEQTSFIYYISPTQGEDWFYTTATPMVRMNFDPTASITSIDRASGIGLGQNIPNPSRLNTTIPYTLETAANVVIELHDVSGKLVQRIAEGFRPAGTYRTQLNVQDLTEGLYFYTLRAGDASVTKRMAVER from the coding sequence ATGAACCAACGTTACTTGATTCTCCCTGCCCTGCTGGTGGCTGGTGCGTCGTTCGCACAGCTGGCCACCCAGCGCCCGGTGCGGAAGGACTTCCGTCCGGCCATGACCAACGCCACCACCACCCAGGATATCCCTGCGAGCGGCAACGACCGCGCCGGCGGCGATGTGGTCTTCTCCGAGGACTTTGCCAACGGCTTGGCCGGGAACAACGGCATCGGTGCCTGGACGACCTCGGGCCCCAACGGCGACATCTGGCGCCGCAAGACCACCGGCCCCCTAGGTGCCTACACCGGCACCACCGAGCGCATCCAGTCCACAACGGTGACCAATGGCTACATGCTGTTCAATAGCGACAGCGCCAACTGCACCTGGTCCGGCGGCACCCCCACGGCATTGCCCGTGGATCAGTTCACCGCATGGGAAGGCAGCCTGGAGTCGCCCGTGCTCGACCTCAGCGCCACGCCTTACGTGGAGCTCGAGTTCCAGCAGCGCCTGCGGTACTGCTGCGATAACTCGCCCCACTTCGTGGAGGTGAGCACCGACGGCGGCCTCACCTGGCCCGAGCGCTTCAACACCGCCACGGGCATCGCCGTGAACTCCGGCGGCACCCCCAGCACCCAGACCCGCAAGATCAACCTCAGCTGCGCCATCCAGGCCAACCCGGCCAACGTGAAGTTCCGTTTCCGCCATGATGGCGATGCCGGCACCTCGCACTACCACTGGCAGATCGACGATGTGCGGATCGTGGAGCTCTACGATCACGACCTGCGCGTCACCAGCACCAGCACCTCGGCCTTCGACCTCGACCTGGCCATCAGCTACGACTCGCTGAAGTACACCCTCTTCCCCTACAGCCAGCTTCGTCCCGTGCCCCTGAACATGACGGTGCTGAACAACAGCACCATCCCGCAGGCCGGCACCGTGGCGAATTTCACCGTGACCCGCCAGGGCACGGAGGTGCTGAACCAGGATCAGGATCTCGGCGACTTCCCGCTCTGCCCCTCTGAGCAGAAGGTGTGGGTGAACCCCTCCTTCATCCCTCCCGCTGAGGCTGGCACCTACAATGTCGCCTTCGCCATCTCGGCCGCTGACCCGGACAACACCCCCGCCGACAATACCGGTACGGGCAGCTTCGGCGTGAGCCAGTTCATCTACGCCCGCGACAATGGCACCATTGCCACCTTCGAGGATGGCGCTGGTGACGGCAGCGTGCTGATCCTTGGCAACACCTTCTACATCGCCAATGCGGTGGACCTGCACTCCATCGACGTGGCCCTGAACAACGGCTCCGAGGTGGGCGCGATCTTCGTGGGTGAGTTGCGCAATCCCAACGAAGCCGACTTCCCCGTGATTGCTACGACGCCAGAGGTGGTGGTGACGCAAAGCATGCTGGGCGGCACCGGCAGCAGCAACTTCACCAAGGCCCTGTTCGACCTGCCCGTGGCGCTGGACGCCAACACGGACTACATGGTGACCATCCGCTGCTTCGGCAACATCCGCATCGGCGTGAGCGGCGAGAGCGAGGAGCAGACCTCCTTCATCTATTACATCAGCCCGACCCAAGGCGAGGACTGGTTCTACACCACCGCCACCCCGATGGTGCGCATGAACTTCGACCCCACCGCCAGCATCACCTCCATCGACCGCGCCAGCGGCATCGGCCTCGGGCAGAACATCCCCAACCCCAGCCGCCTGAACACCACCATCCCCTACACGCTGGAGACCGCCGCGAACGTGGTGATCGAGCTCCACGACGTGAGCGGCAAGCTGGTGCAGCGCATCGCTGAGGGCTTCCGCCCGGCCGGCACCTACCGCACGCAGCTGAACGTGCAGGACCTCACCGAGGGCCTGTACTTCTACACCCTGCGCGCCGGCGATGCCAGCGTGACCAAGCGGATGGCCGTAGAGCGCTAG
- a CDS encoding ABC transporter permease — translation MGILFHIGRYFLLLRDTFGKPERFSIYVRRTVEEMDLLGVKSVGIVALLSAFMGAVITIQTRTNIDSPLIQAWVVGFATRQSTILEFSPTVISLILAGKVGSNIAAEIGSMRVKEQIDALDIMGVNSAGYLILPKIAATMLINPFLVMISMFLGIFGGWLAGVQTGVVASDDFILGIQLGFKPYHVVYALIKTVVFAFIITTVSAYQGYYTRGGTREVGISSTRAVVYSNVVILLANLVLTQALLL, via the coding sequence TTGGGCATCCTCTTCCATATCGGCCGGTACTTCCTCCTGCTGCGCGACACCTTCGGCAAGCCGGAGCGGTTCAGCATCTATGTGAGGCGCACGGTGGAGGAGATGGACCTGCTGGGGGTGAAGAGCGTGGGCATCGTGGCCCTGCTCTCGGCCTTCATGGGGGCGGTGATCACGATCCAGACAAGGACGAACATCGACAGCCCGCTCATTCAGGCCTGGGTGGTGGGATTCGCCACCCGGCAGAGCACCATCCTGGAGTTCAGCCCCACAGTGATCTCCCTGATCCTGGCCGGTAAGGTGGGCAGCAACATCGCCGCCGAGATCGGATCCATGCGGGTGAAGGAGCAGATCGACGCGCTGGACATCATGGGCGTGAACTCGGCGGGCTACCTCATCCTCCCGAAGATCGCAGCCACCATGCTCATCAATCCGTTCCTGGTGATGATCAGCATGTTCCTGGGCATCTTCGGAGGCTGGCTGGCCGGGGTGCAGACCGGCGTGGTGGCCAGCGATGATTTCATCCTGGGCATCCAGCTCGGATTCAAGCCCTACCACGTGGTCTACGCCCTGATCAAGACGGTGGTGTTCGCCTTCATCATCACCACGGTGAGCGCCTACCAGGGATACTACACCAGGGGCGGCACGCGCGAGGTGGGCATCAGCAGCACGCGCGCGGTGGTATACAGCAATGTGGTGATCCTCCTGGCCAACCTCGTGCTCACGCAAGCCCTGCTGCTATGA
- the gcvP gene encoding aminomethyl-transferring glycine dehydrogenase, producing MESVTYHERHIGPHAADTQAMLKAIGVTSLDELIQRTVPAGIRAAHPLATGEALTEREHLEHMKALGAKNKVFRSYIGLGFSGTVTPPPILRNIFENPGWYTAYTPYQAEIAQGRLEALLNFQTMCSDLTGLPIANASLLDEATAIAEAMHMLYAARPKELANAHKFFADKGLYPQNIDVLRTRCAPIGVELVVGDVNTLDPADGYFGIALQYPAIDGSVNDHRAIVAKAKAAGVKTAVCADLLSLVLLAPPGEWGADVCVGNSQRFGVPMGYGGPHAAFFCTTEDFKRLIPGRIIGVSQDRRGRRGLRMALQTREQHIRRDKATSNICTAQALLAVMAGMYGVYHGPDGLKRIARNVHAHTRNVAEAAKALGYTVANGSFFDTITLSGGDVNKVRAAAEKRGINFRYDGGHVSISLDETVRMSDANDVVAALAEALGKPAPALSGNGASMAVPADLQRKSGILTHPVFNTHHTELELQRYIKKLENKDFSLMHGMIPLGSCTMKLNAASTLMPLSWPEWNALHPFAPVDQTEGYQELFRELSDILAKATGFSAVSLQPNSGAQGEYAGLMVIRAYHEARGDKHRNIALIPSSAHGTNPASAVMAGMQVVVVRATEDGQIDVADLKAKAGQYKDTLSCLMVTYPSTHGVYEAAIKEVTGTIHANGGLVYMDGANMNAQVGLTSPGEIGADVCHLNLHKTFAIPHGGGGPGMGPICVNDKLKPFLPGHPLVKTGGEKAIPAVSAAPWGSALILLISYGYSRMLGGNGLTDATRYAILNANYIKAKLEKHYPILYLGDQGMVAHEMILDCREFKRTAGVEVEDIAKRLMDYGFHAPTVSFPVAGTLMVEPTESEAKPELDRFVEAMIGIRHEIAEIESGKADKADNVLKMAPHTSDEVCADTWSHVYGREKAAFPVSVNRDWKYWPTVSRVDNAYGDRNLVCTCPPIEEYASAEA from the coding sequence ATGGAATCCGTCACCTATCACGAGCGTCACATCGGACCCCACGCAGCGGACACCCAGGCCATGTTGAAGGCCATCGGCGTGACATCGCTCGATGAACTGATCCAGCGCACCGTGCCGGCCGGCATCCGCGCCGCGCATCCGCTGGCCACCGGCGAGGCGCTCACCGAGCGTGAGCACCTGGAGCACATGAAGGCGCTGGGCGCAAAGAACAAGGTGTTCCGCAGCTACATCGGGCTCGGCTTCAGCGGCACGGTGACCCCGCCGCCCATCCTGCGCAACATCTTCGAGAACCCCGGATGGTACACGGCCTATACGCCCTACCAGGCCGAGATCGCGCAGGGCCGCCTGGAGGCGCTGCTCAACTTCCAGACGATGTGCAGCGACCTCACCGGCCTGCCCATCGCCAACGCCAGCCTGCTCGATGAGGCCACCGCCATCGCCGAGGCCATGCACATGCTGTACGCGGCGCGTCCGAAGGAACTGGCCAACGCACACAAGTTCTTCGCCGACAAGGGCCTCTACCCACAGAACATCGACGTGCTGCGCACCCGTTGCGCGCCCATCGGCGTGGAACTGGTGGTGGGCGATGTGAACACGCTCGATCCCGCCGACGGCTACTTCGGCATCGCGCTGCAGTACCCCGCCATCGACGGCAGCGTGAACGACCACCGCGCCATCGTGGCCAAGGCCAAGGCGGCCGGCGTGAAGACCGCCGTGTGCGCCGACCTGCTCTCGCTGGTGCTGCTGGCGCCTCCGGGCGAGTGGGGCGCCGACGTGTGCGTGGGCAACAGCCAGCGCTTCGGGGTGCCCATGGGCTACGGTGGCCCGCACGCTGCGTTCTTCTGCACCACCGAGGACTTCAAGCGACTCATCCCCGGCCGCATCATCGGTGTGAGCCAGGACCGACGCGGCCGTCGTGGCCTGCGCATGGCGTTGCAGACACGGGAACAGCACATCCGCCGCGACAAGGCCACGAGCAACATCTGCACCGCACAGGCCCTGCTCGCCGTGATGGCCGGCATGTACGGCGTGTACCACGGTCCCGATGGCCTGAAGCGCATCGCCCGCAACGTGCATGCCCACACCCGCAATGTGGCCGAGGCCGCGAAGGCGCTGGGCTACACCGTGGCCAACGGCAGCTTCTTCGACACCATCACCCTCAGCGGTGGCGATGTGAACAAGGTGCGCGCCGCGGCCGAGAAGCGCGGGATCAACTTCCGCTATGATGGCGGCCATGTGAGCATCTCGCTCGACGAGACGGTGCGCATGAGCGATGCGAACGACGTGGTGGCGGCCCTGGCCGAGGCCCTGGGCAAACCCGCTCCGGCGCTCAGCGGCAACGGTGCCAGCATGGCGGTGCCCGCCGACCTCCAGCGCAAGAGCGGGATACTCACCCACCCGGTGTTCAACACGCACCACACCGAGCTGGAGCTGCAGCGGTACATCAAGAAGCTTGAGAACAAGGACTTCAGCCTGATGCACGGCATGATCCCGCTGGGCTCGTGCACCATGAAGCTGAACGCCGCCAGCACGCTGATGCCGCTGAGCTGGCCTGAGTGGAACGCGCTCCATCCCTTCGCACCGGTGGACCAGACCGAGGGCTACCAGGAGCTGTTCCGCGAGCTGAGCGACATCCTGGCCAAGGCCACCGGCTTCAGCGCCGTGAGCCTGCAACCCAACAGCGGTGCCCAGGGTGAGTACGCCGGCCTGATGGTGATCCGCGCCTACCATGAGGCGCGCGGCGACAAGCACCGCAACATCGCCCTGATCCCCAGCAGCGCGCACGGCACCAATCCCGCCAGCGCGGTGATGGCCGGCATGCAGGTGGTGGTGGTGAGGGCCACCGAGGACGGCCAGATCGACGTGGCCGACCTGAAGGCCAAGGCCGGGCAGTACAAGGACACCCTGAGCTGCCTGATGGTGACCTACCCCAGCACGCACGGCGTGTACGAGGCCGCGATCAAGGAGGTGACCGGCACCATCCACGCGAACGGCGGCCTGGTGTACATGGACGGCGCCAACATGAACGCGCAGGTGGGCCTCACCAGCCCGGGCGAGATCGGCGCCGACGTGTGCCACCTCAACCTGCACAAGACTTTCGCCATCCCGCACGGCGGCGGCGGGCCCGGCATGGGCCCCATCTGCGTGAACGACAAGCTGAAGCCCTTCCTGCCCGGCCATCCGTTGGTGAAGACCGGTGGTGAGAAGGCGATCCCCGCCGTGAGCGCGGCGCCCTGGGGCAGCGCGCTGATCCTGCTGATCAGCTACGGCTACAGCAGGATGCTCGGCGGCAACGGCCTCACCGACGCCACGCGCTACGCCATCCTCAACGCCAATTACATCAAGGCGAAGCTGGAGAAGCACTATCCGATCCTCTACCTGGGCGACCAGGGCATGGTGGCGCACGAGATGATCCTGGACTGCCGCGAGTTCAAGCGCACCGCTGGTGTGGAAGTGGAGGACATCGCCAAGCGCCTGATGGACTACGGCTTCCACGCACCGACCGTGAGCTTCCCGGTGGCGGGCACGCTGATGGTGGAGCCCACCGAGAGCGAAGCCAAGCCCGAACTGGACCGCTTCGTCGAGGCCATGATCGGCATCCGCCACGAGATCGCCGAGATAGAGAGCGGCAAGGCCGACAAGGCGGACAACGTGCTGAAGATGGCACCCCACACCAGCGACGAGGTCTGCGCCGACACGTGGAGCCATGTTTACGGCCGCGAGAAGGCCGCCTTCCCGGTGAGCGTGAACCGCGACTGGAAGTACTGGCCCACCGTGAGCCGCGTGGACAACGCCTATGGCGACCGCAACCTGGTGTGCACCTGCCCACCCATCGAGGAGTACGCCTCGGCCGAAGCATGA
- a CDS encoding T9SS type A sorting domain-containing protein, giving the protein MKKIYSTMLLLSVALAGNVMAQSKTPYAGPRVPVKRSLDPAVTVGPAASGARSEVLWESDFSAPGDWAIAHDGPVNLDWQIGTGLASTGDYPTPAIESTTAANGYAMYDSDAGVNTSGNFEYAHITNAASFSTAGYPNVIVEFQTQYRRFNNEQTFLVVSTNNTDWPTNLEPGTDISGLTNVFHVFAPGELTQGVSPGNPVTRRINISSAAGDQPQVWIRFLFVGIWGYTWYVDDVKVLEQPAYDLVLQNGFLSHTGNGEEYGRVPSGQLNPTMRVGGDFFNFGVNPMTNVALSMTVAGASPFNASSTPVDLNSGVESAMDQDVTLPNGGALAPGVYNAVFALAGAESDQEEDVLNNAYLRNFEVNNDWYTLDGIGNHPAGYEALTSAGTNSFTDATDGLVLFNYYEFRTAQMVYGMEIGITSTSQVGSYFIASIYDTTLTADTHLDVPLYSTDVIDITQAHIDAGKVTVIFPEAQNMQPGGYFFGIQMYSNGGANNLRVVDDLTVPQPGLASGIDIPGPADQVYSNGNAYHIRLALNSAVGMPEQELTGVSLYPNPANGIVNFRTEAFGNYAIQVLDPLGREVLSTRSNGSATLDLRGNAAGLYLVRITDGQASTVQRITLN; this is encoded by the coding sequence ATGAAGAAGATCTACTCGACGATGCTGCTGCTGTCCGTGGCCCTTGCCGGCAACGTGATGGCGCAGAGCAAGACCCCGTATGCGGGTCCGCGCGTGCCCGTGAAGCGCTCACTTGACCCTGCCGTAACCGTTGGTCCCGCCGCGAGCGGTGCGCGCAGCGAAGTGCTCTGGGAGAGCGATTTCTCCGCTCCTGGCGATTGGGCCATCGCGCATGACGGCCCGGTAAACCTCGACTGGCAGATTGGCACCGGTCTGGCCAGCACCGGGGATTATCCAACTCCCGCCATTGAGAGCACAACGGCCGCCAACGGCTACGCGATGTATGATTCGGATGCCGGGGTGAACACCTCTGGCAACTTCGAGTATGCCCACATCACCAACGCTGCCTCATTCAGCACGGCGGGCTACCCGAACGTCATCGTGGAGTTCCAGACCCAGTACCGCCGCTTCAACAATGAGCAGACCTTTCTGGTGGTGAGCACCAACAACACCGATTGGCCTACCAACCTTGAGCCCGGCACTGACATCAGCGGCCTGACGAATGTGTTCCACGTGTTCGCGCCCGGCGAGCTGACCCAGGGCGTCTCCCCCGGCAACCCGGTGACCAGGCGGATCAACATCTCCTCCGCAGCAGGCGACCAGCCGCAGGTGTGGATCCGCTTCCTCTTCGTGGGCATTTGGGGCTACACCTGGTATGTGGACGACGTGAAGGTGCTCGAGCAGCCAGCCTACGATCTGGTGCTGCAGAACGGCTTCCTCTCCCACACGGGAAATGGCGAGGAGTATGGCCGAGTTCCGTCCGGCCAGTTGAACCCCACCATGCGCGTGGGTGGCGACTTCTTCAACTTCGGCGTGAACCCGATGACCAATGTGGCACTGAGCATGACGGTCGCTGGCGCCTCCCCCTTCAACGCCAGCAGCACCCCGGTGGACCTGAACAGCGGCGTGGAAAGCGCCATGGATCAGGATGTTACCCTTCCGAACGGCGGTGCCTTGGCGCCTGGCGTGTATAATGCCGTGTTCGCGCTGGCCGGTGCCGAGAGCGATCAGGAGGAAGACGTTCTGAACAACGCCTACCTCCGGAACTTCGAGGTGAACAACGATTGGTATACCCTCGACGGCATCGGCAACCACCCCGCCGGCTACGAGGCCCTCACCTCTGCCGGAACGAACAGCTTCACCGATGCCACCGACGGCCTGGTGCTGTTCAACTACTACGAGTTCCGCACCGCGCAGATGGTCTACGGCATGGAGATCGGCATCACCAGCACCTCGCAGGTGGGCTCCTACTTCATCGCCTCCATCTATGACACCACCCTCACTGCCGACACCCACCTCGATGTGCCCCTTTACTCGACGGACGTGATCGACATCACCCAGGCCCACATCGATGCCGGCAAGGTGACCGTGATCTTCCCCGAGGCGCAGAACATGCAGCCCGGCGGCTACTTCTTCGGCATCCAGATGTACAGCAACGGCGGCGCCAACAACCTGCGCGTGGTGGACGACCTCACCGTGCCCCAGCCGGGCCTTGCCAGCGGCATCGACATCCCCGGCCCTGCGGACCAGGTGTACAGCAACGGCAACGCCTACCACATCCGCTTGGCGCTGAACAGCGCCGTTGGCATGCCCGAGCAGGAGCTCACTGGCGTATCGCTCTACCCGAACCCCGCCAACGGGATCGTGAACTTCCGCACCGAGGCCTTCGGCAACTACGCCATCCAGGTGCTCGACCCCTTGGGCCGCGAGGTGCTGAGCACCCGTAGCAACGGCAGCGCTACACTCGACCTCCGCGGAAACGCCGCCGGATTGTATCTGGTGCGCATCACCGACGGCCAGGCGAGCACCGTGCAACGGATCACGCTGAACTAA
- a CDS encoding mannose-1-phosphate guanylyltransferase yields the protein MKTEHTWCVIMAGGVGSRFWPMSRSAYPKQFLDFLGLGRTLLQQTYDRFLPLCGKERILVVTNARYAAIVREQLPDLEPWQVLEEPGRRNTAPCVAFANAVIARRDPEAAIIVAPSDHLVLKEEAFLGTLRTALDQAVSADCLVTLGILPSRPDTGYGYIQFAEDGASSHPRVKKVRTFTEKPDHETALRFLESGDFLWNAGIFIWTLKSIDRAMKRHLPALAKAFTDREKDLAGDRFTEAVAAVYAECESESIDYGIMEKADNVYTVAGDFGWSDLGTWGSLYTHLPKDDSGNAAIGSAVKLYGCSGNVVHAHDGRLLVLQGLDDYIVVSTHDALLVCRKRDEQQIKQFVTDLTAESGERYI from the coding sequence ATGAAGACCGAACACACTTGGTGCGTAATCATGGCCGGTGGCGTGGGGAGCCGATTCTGGCCGATGAGCCGGAGCGCCTATCCGAAGCAGTTCCTCGATTTCCTCGGGCTGGGCCGCACGCTTCTGCAGCAGACCTACGACCGCTTCCTTCCGCTCTGCGGCAAGGAACGCATCCTGGTGGTGACCAATGCGCGCTACGCCGCCATCGTGCGCGAGCAGCTGCCCGACCTTGAGCCATGGCAGGTGCTGGAGGAGCCCGGTCGCCGCAACACGGCACCTTGCGTGGCGTTTGCCAATGCCGTCATCGCACGGCGCGACCCCGAAGCCGCCATCATCGTCGCCCCCAGCGACCACCTCGTGCTGAAGGAGGAGGCCTTCCTCGGCACCCTCCGAACCGCCCTTGACCAAGCCGTCTCCGCCGATTGCCTGGTGACGCTCGGGATACTCCCGAGCCGGCCCGACACCGGGTACGGCTACATCCAGTTCGCCGAGGACGGCGCATCGAGCCACCCCAGGGTGAAGAAGGTGCGCACCTTCACCGAGAAGCCCGACCACGAAACCGCGCTCCGGTTCCTGGAGAGCGGAGATTTCCTCTGGAACGCCGGGATCTTCATCTGGACGCTGAAGAGCATCGACCGCGCCATGAAGCGCCACCTGCCGGCCTTGGCAAAGGCCTTCACCGACAGGGAGAAGGACCTGGCCGGTGACCGGTTCACGGAAGCCGTGGCGGCCGTCTATGCCGAATGCGAGAGCGAGAGCATCGATTACGGAATCATGGAGAAGGCGGACAACGTCTACACCGTGGCAGGCGACTTCGGCTGGAGCGACCTGGGCACTTGGGGCAGCCTGTACACCCACCTGCCGAAGGATGACAGCGGGAATGCCGCCATCGGCAGCGCTGTGAAGCTCTACGGCTGCAGCGGCAATGTGGTGCATGCGCACGATGGCCGGCTGCTGGTGCTTCAGGGGCTGGATGACTACATCGTGGTGAGCACCCACGACGCGCTGCTGGTGTGCCGGAAGCGGGACGAGCAGCAGATCAAGCAGTTCGTGACCGACCTCACCGCCGAGAGTGGCGAGCGCTACATCTGA